The proteins below come from a single Roseiflexus sp. RS-1 genomic window:
- a CDS encoding Gfo/Idh/MocA family protein, with product MTTHPPLPDLRFGMIGSAAGIAASHVKALTQLPGASIVGMADVAVERGEARAREVGCPFFADYRAMLDTVRPDVAVICAPHPFHAALAIDCLEAGAHVLVEKPLAVSVSEADAMIAAADRAGRLLAVCFQQRFRPVVEHARALIESGAIGDIVRVLCVEPWFRTQFYYDSAAWRGTWRGEGGGVLMNQGPHPLDLLCHLVGAPAKVWGWVRTQGHAIECEDVAHALLEYPNGAPGYIYFSTVEASPERRMEIVGDRGALVIVFDHLTIHRFAMPLSEYRATAPEMWGQPQIHTETLHLPGDGGGHLAVYLDLAQSIAEGRRPRCDARQARMSLELANAVILSGVTGQAVSLPLDGQAYDALLDDLKSGRRTL from the coding sequence ATGACAACCCATCCCCCGCTCCCTGATCTCCGCTTTGGCATGATCGGCAGCGCCGCCGGTATTGCCGCGAGCCACGTGAAAGCGCTTACCCAACTTCCAGGTGCATCGATTGTCGGAATGGCGGATGTCGCCGTCGAACGCGGCGAAGCCCGCGCCAGGGAGGTCGGGTGCCCATTCTTTGCCGACTACCGCGCAATGCTCGACACTGTTCGTCCCGATGTTGCGGTTATCTGCGCGCCGCATCCGTTCCATGCCGCGCTGGCGATCGACTGCCTGGAAGCCGGCGCGCACGTGCTGGTCGAGAAACCGCTTGCGGTCAGCGTGTCCGAAGCGGATGCAATGATCGCTGCCGCCGACCGCGCCGGGCGCCTGCTGGCGGTTTGCTTCCAGCAACGGTTTCGTCCGGTTGTTGAACATGCCCGTGCTCTGATCGAATCCGGCGCGATCGGCGATATTGTGCGCGTGCTCTGCGTCGAACCATGGTTTCGCACGCAGTTCTACTACGACTCGGCAGCCTGGCGCGGTACGTGGCGCGGGGAAGGCGGCGGGGTTCTGATGAATCAGGGTCCGCATCCGCTCGACCTGCTCTGCCATCTGGTCGGTGCACCGGCGAAGGTGTGGGGTTGGGTGCGGACGCAGGGTCATGCCATCGAGTGCGAAGATGTCGCCCACGCGCTGCTGGAGTATCCCAACGGCGCCCCTGGCTACATCTATTTCAGCACCGTCGAAGCAAGTCCCGAACGGCGCATGGAGATCGTTGGCGACCGCGGCGCGCTCGTGATCGTCTTCGATCATCTGACGATCCACCGCTTTGCCATGCCGCTGAGTGAGTACCGCGCAACGGCGCCTGAGATGTGGGGTCAACCGCAGATCCACACCGAGACGCTCCACCTGCCCGGCGATGGCGGCGGACACCTTGCGGTCTATCTCGATCTGGCGCAGTCAATCGCGGAGGGGCGTCGTCCGCGTTGCGATGCGCGCCAGGCGCGGATGTCGCTCGAACTGGCGAATGCCGTCATTCTGTCCGGCGTTACCGGGCAGGCGGTTTCACTGCCCCTCGACGGTCAGGCGTATGATGCGTTGCTCGATGATCTGAAATCGGGGAGGCGAACGCTGTGA
- a CDS encoding NAD(+) synthase, giving the protein MRPFNSIYTHGFVRVAVCIPSLRVADPAYNVTRTIGLAERASVANAAVALFPELGLSAYTCDDLFQQDALLEGVLDALNRLIDASRSLTPVLLVGAPLRIDGALYNCAIVIYHGRILGVVPKSYIPNYREFYEKRQFSAARDALRQTITLAGATVPFGNDLIFVAGNVPGFALHAEICEDVWVPAPPSSFAALAGATILANLSASNITIGKADYRRMLCAAQSGTCIAAYLYSAAGPGESTTDLAWDGHALIYELGELLAETGRFADDERMITADIDLERIVQERMRTTSFADAIGDHRERLRTMRHIPFTFDIPEGDVPLQRIIDRFPYVPGDPSRRDERCYEAYNIQVHGLMKRLISTGIEKVVIGVSGGLDSTHALIVAARTMDRLNLPRTNILAYTMPGFATSEITLANARSLMHALGVTAGEIDIRPSCMQMLRDIGHPFARGEPVYDVTFENVQAGDRTSHLFRLANMHGALVVGTGDLSELALGWATYGVGDHMSHYNVNASAPKTLIQHLIRWVADSGQFDDATSAILRSILSTEISPELIPPGDADHSRPAQSTQAIIGPYELQDFNLFYITRYGFRPSKVAFLAWNAWSDASRGDWPPGLPGDERRQYDLATIRRWLDVFIRRFFKTSQFKRSALPNGPKIGSGGSLSPRGDWRAPSDAEAEVWLDELRRNVPDDC; this is encoded by the coding sequence ATGCGACCGTTCAACTCAATCTACACCCATGGCTTCGTCCGCGTCGCGGTATGCATCCCCTCCCTGCGCGTCGCCGATCCAGCGTACAACGTTACCCGCACCATTGGGCTGGCTGAGCGCGCCAGCGTCGCCAACGCCGCCGTCGCCCTTTTCCCCGAACTTGGTCTCTCCGCCTACACCTGTGACGACCTCTTTCAGCAAGATGCGCTGCTGGAAGGTGTGCTGGATGCGCTGAACCGCCTGATCGACGCGAGTCGCTCATTGACGCCGGTGTTGCTGGTCGGCGCGCCGCTGCGCATCGATGGCGCGTTGTACAACTGTGCGATCGTTATCTATCACGGGCGTATCCTGGGGGTCGTTCCTAAAAGCTACATCCCGAACTATCGCGAGTTTTACGAGAAACGCCAGTTCAGCGCTGCGCGCGATGCACTCCGGCAGACAATCACGCTGGCAGGCGCCACAGTGCCGTTCGGCAACGATCTGATCTTCGTCGCCGGGAATGTGCCCGGCTTTGCGCTGCATGCCGAGATTTGCGAAGATGTGTGGGTTCCTGCGCCGCCAAGTTCCTTCGCCGCCCTGGCGGGCGCAACCATCCTTGCCAATCTGTCCGCCAGCAACATCACCATCGGGAAAGCCGACTACCGGCGGATGCTGTGCGCCGCTCAATCCGGCACGTGTATCGCCGCCTACCTCTACTCAGCCGCCGGTCCAGGCGAGTCGACCACTGATCTGGCATGGGACGGACACGCACTGATCTATGAACTCGGCGAACTGCTGGCAGAAACCGGGCGATTTGCCGACGATGAGCGGATGATCACCGCCGACATCGACCTGGAACGGATCGTGCAGGAACGGATGCGCACAACCAGTTTCGCCGATGCGATTGGCGATCACCGCGAGCGCCTGCGCACGATGCGGCATATTCCGTTCACCTTCGATATTCCTGAGGGCGATGTGCCGCTCCAACGCATCATTGATCGCTTCCCCTACGTGCCAGGCGATCCGTCGCGCCGTGATGAGCGGTGCTACGAAGCCTACAACATCCAGGTTCACGGCTTAATGAAACGCCTGATCAGCACCGGCATCGAAAAGGTCGTTATCGGCGTTTCAGGCGGACTCGACTCCACCCATGCCTTGATCGTGGCTGCGCGCACGATGGATCGGCTCAACCTGCCGCGCACCAACATTCTGGCATACACCATGCCAGGGTTCGCCACCAGCGAGATCACCCTTGCCAACGCCCGCAGTCTGATGCACGCGCTCGGCGTGACAGCCGGCGAGATCGATATCCGTCCGTCGTGCATGCAGATGCTGCGCGACATCGGGCATCCATTTGCGCGCGGCGAACCGGTGTACGACGTCACGTTCGAGAATGTCCAGGCGGGCGACCGCACGTCACACCTCTTCCGTCTGGCGAATATGCACGGCGCGCTGGTGGTCGGCACCGGCGACCTGAGCGAACTGGCGCTGGGTTGGGCGACGTATGGGGTCGGCGATCATATGTCGCACTACAACGTCAATGCGTCGGCGCCGAAGACGCTCATTCAGCATCTTATTCGTTGGGTCGCCGATTCCGGTCAGTTCGACGACGCAACCAGTGCAATCCTGCGTTCGATCCTCAGCACCGAGATCTCACCCGAACTGATCCCTCCCGGTGACGCCGATCACTCCCGTCCGGCACAGAGCACTCAGGCAATCATCGGTCCATACGAATTGCAGGATTTCAACCTGTTCTATATTACCCGCTACGGCTTTCGACCGAGCAAGGTTGCTTTTCTGGCATGGAATGCCTGGAGCGATGCGTCACGCGGCGACTGGCCCCCAGGGCTGCCGGGGGATGAGCGGCGCCAGTACGACCTGGCGACCATCCGGCGCTGGCTGGACGTCTTCATCCGCCGTTTCTTCAAAACCAGTCAGTTCAAACGTTCGGCGCTGCCAAACGGTCCAAAGATCGGTTCCGGCGGCTCGCTCTCACCGCGCGGCGACTGGCGTGCGCCAAGCGACGCCGAGGCGGAGGTGTGGCTCGATGAACTGCGCCGCAACGTGCCGGACGATTGTTGA
- a CDS encoding metallophosphoesterase family protein, translating to MRIAIVSDIHDHISRLATALERVRGADTLICCGDLCSPFIMRQLGEGFAGPIHIVFGNNDGDLFRLTVAAANFAQITLHGAFADLDLNGLRVAVTHYPEIAMPLLESGRYGLICCGHNHRYSVVQRGAVTLVNPGEVMGELYGDATCAVYDSDTGDVTRYDL from the coding sequence ATGCGCATTGCCATCGTATCGGATATTCACGACCATATTTCGCGGCTGGCGACAGCATTGGAACGGGTACGCGGCGCGGATACGCTGATCTGTTGCGGCGATCTCTGTTCGCCATTCATTATGCGGCAGTTAGGCGAAGGATTTGCCGGTCCGATCCATATCGTCTTTGGCAACAATGACGGCGATCTGTTTCGTCTGACCGTCGCGGCGGCGAACTTCGCGCAGATCACGCTCCACGGCGCCTTTGCCGATCTCGATCTCAATGGACTGCGGGTGGCTGTGACGCACTACCCGGAGATAGCGATGCCGCTGCTCGAAAGTGGAAGGTATGGTCTGATATGCTGCGGACACAATCACCGGTACAGCGTGGTGCAGCGCGGTGCGGTCACGCTGGTTAATCCGGGCGAAGTGATGGGTGAACTGTACGGCGACGCGACCTGCGCCGTATATGACAGCGACACCGGCGACGTCACACGGTATGATCTTTAG
- a CDS encoding glycosyltransferase has product MNSAVIVLTWNGGAEAIACLQRVRQLDPAPDIVLVVDNDSRDGTPDQIAALFPVFTLIRNPHNLGYSGGMNVGIRTLLAHESLPDVIVLLNQDTLVDPGWLGAIIAPFADPAVGAVGCKIRYPDGTIQHAGLTLDWPLALSRHVGRYEPDRGQYDKPRDVEFVTFAAVALRRQALERIGLFDEGYRPAYFEDVDLCVRLRRAGYLIRYEPQATLIHREATSQRDRLTRSALVHRGRLRFVLKTYALDEITGPFAQAEHDFIGSLEQPSEKRALRWAYDRTLADLLHIWLARRETNQDVSEATATVQRLLLNLQHELSRSSHRRIAARLADIENLVTDQPALLAARYTLLDSPPLRVDLGESFCINVDVHNIGRIAWRSAGAHPIRLGYRWVDQAGGRIVGLHRSAIPKDILPGEHAHIALRIDPPPQPGVWQLQISLVEEYIDWFSTYGIPPLCVDIEYVLDTALRAVILSANVAAYDAIGKYILFQTQTLRSAGYRVVILAEHVDQRLPTDILLSVVAINCQIPDEHYAVALEHLHRADLIILHYPLFYDLAGLVRDVRHGVVLFDYHGITPPDIWGVESPDYYARMVRGVTNLSLVQYADYAIGHSRFTCAELIATGLIDPKRVIQMAFPIVAHATLSGAPGCDLIERFDVRNKHVLLYVGRMARSKRVDMLIEALPAIVARHPETKLLLVGDDRPLVYRQYVREVAARARELGVAACVQFTGQVDDTTLDQLYCACAVFVTASIHEGFCMPVVEAMAHGRPVVATRVTALPETVGDAGLLFDPDDIAGLADQICRLLDDLPHPGAHWDMSQFGRLVPVTEEEIAALRQRKIGIVTPRYGVGVLGGAEQGIRGWAEQLAARGYTVEALTTTTVDMSNWGDHVPPGVDHLNGVTIRRFRTTSIDDRWFHAVREQAEAGKLPRFSEEQRFMEHNLRSVDLEQFIAQHAEEYACLLVIPYLFGTSYWTIRTAPERSILIPCLYDEPLARLGIFRSMLEQAAAIFFNSEEEEAFATRVLGVTNPYRACLGFGFPDHPEPGHPHRFRERSGVTGPFLLYAGRLEHGKNVPQLIDYFIRYKAERPGALTLALSGTGDISPPSRHDIVALGMLPREVLNDAFASALALCQLSLNESFSLVLMESWLQGRPVIVHADCAVTNGHVKRSGGGYAVRSYEDFRAAVDALLANDEHAATLGARGKTYVIERYTWSRLLPRIEENIARFSRPRSLYARLAQRGVVRALEFTRKRFEADFLDLVERALAETRPQAYAD; this is encoded by the coding sequence ATGAATAGCGCGGTGATTGTGCTCACATGGAATGGCGGCGCCGAGGCGATCGCCTGCCTGCAACGGGTGCGCCAGCTCGATCCGGCACCCGATATCGTTCTGGTGGTGGACAACGACTCCCGTGACGGAACACCGGATCAGATCGCCGCCCTTTTTCCCGTCTTCACACTGATCAGGAACCCACATAATCTGGGGTATTCCGGCGGAATGAACGTCGGGATCCGCACGCTGCTGGCGCACGAATCGCTGCCCGATGTGATCGTTCTGCTCAATCAGGATACTCTGGTCGATCCGGGATGGCTCGGCGCTATCATCGCCCCCTTCGCCGATCCTGCAGTAGGCGCGGTGGGGTGCAAAATCCGCTACCCCGATGGAACAATTCAGCATGCCGGTCTGACCCTCGACTGGCCCCTGGCACTGTCGCGCCATGTCGGGAGATATGAGCCAGATCGCGGGCAGTATGACAAACCGCGCGATGTCGAGTTCGTTACTTTTGCAGCTGTCGCTCTGCGACGCCAGGCACTGGAACGTATCGGGCTATTCGACGAAGGATATCGTCCCGCCTATTTTGAGGACGTCGATCTCTGCGTGCGCCTGCGACGCGCTGGCTATCTGATCCGCTATGAACCGCAGGCGACACTCATCCATCGAGAGGCGACGTCGCAGCGGGATCGCCTGACCCGTAGCGCACTTGTTCATCGAGGACGGCTACGCTTTGTGCTGAAAACATACGCCCTCGACGAGATAACCGGTCCTTTCGCACAGGCGGAACATGACTTTATCGGAAGTCTCGAACAACCGTCTGAAAAACGTGCGTTGCGCTGGGCATACGACAGAACGCTTGCAGACCTTCTGCACATCTGGCTTGCACGGCGCGAAACAAACCAGGATGTGTCTGAAGCAACAGCCACAGTACAGCGCCTTCTTCTCAACCTGCAACACGAACTGAGCAGGAGTTCCCATCGACGTATTGCTGCGCGTCTTGCAGACATTGAAAACCTGGTAACAGACCAACCGGCTCTGCTGGCGGCGCGTTACACATTGCTCGACTCGCCGCCGCTTCGTGTGGATCTGGGCGAATCCTTTTGCATCAATGTGGACGTGCATAATATCGGGCGCATAGCCTGGCGCAGCGCTGGCGCACATCCGATACGTCTCGGTTATCGGTGGGTCGATCAAGCAGGAGGACGCATCGTCGGACTTCATCGATCAGCCATTCCCAAAGACATCCTTCCCGGCGAACACGCCCATATTGCGTTGCGGATCGATCCTCCTCCTCAACCTGGGGTGTGGCAGTTGCAGATCAGCCTGGTGGAAGAATATATTGACTGGTTCAGTACGTATGGCATTCCACCGCTCTGTGTCGATATTGAATATGTTCTCGATACAGCGCTGCGTGCGGTTATCTTGAGCGCTAATGTTGCTGCGTATGACGCGATTGGCAAATATATCCTGTTCCAGACCCAGACACTGCGCAGCGCAGGCTATCGTGTCGTGATACTGGCAGAACACGTCGATCAGCGTTTACCGACCGACATTCTTCTCTCAGTCGTCGCCATTAACTGCCAGATACCAGACGAACACTATGCAGTTGCTCTCGAACATCTGCACCGCGCCGACCTGATTATTCTCCATTACCCGCTCTTTTACGACCTCGCCGGATTAGTACGTGATGTTCGTCATGGCGTCGTGCTATTCGATTACCACGGTATCACGCCACCTGACATCTGGGGGGTCGAGTCGCCAGATTACTACGCCAGGATGGTGCGCGGTGTCACAAACCTCTCTCTTGTTCAATACGCCGATTATGCTATCGGGCATAGCCGTTTCACCTGTGCAGAGTTGATAGCGACAGGCCTGATCGACCCAAAGCGCGTTATTCAGATGGCTTTCCCGATCGTTGCGCATGCAACCCTCTCCGGCGCTCCCGGTTGCGACCTGATCGAACGGTTCGATGTGCGCAACAAACATGTGCTCCTCTACGTCGGTCGCATGGCGCGCAGTAAGCGCGTCGATATGCTCATTGAAGCGTTGCCTGCAATTGTGGCGCGTCATCCTGAGACGAAGCTGCTGCTGGTCGGTGATGATCGCCCACTGGTATACCGGCAGTATGTGCGCGAAGTCGCGGCGCGTGCGCGTGAACTCGGCGTTGCAGCCTGTGTGCAGTTCACGGGACAGGTTGACGATACGACTCTTGATCAGTTGTACTGTGCCTGTGCAGTTTTCGTGACCGCCAGTATCCACGAAGGCTTCTGCATGCCGGTTGTTGAGGCAATGGCACACGGTCGTCCGGTGGTCGCAACGCGTGTGACGGCGCTACCGGAAACAGTTGGCGATGCCGGTCTTCTGTTCGATCCGGACGATATCGCGGGTCTGGCGGATCAGATATGTCGGTTGCTCGACGACCTCCCGCATCCCGGCGCTCATTGGGATATGTCGCAATTCGGGCGACTGGTGCCGGTGACAGAGGAAGAAATAGCAGCGCTGCGTCAGCGCAAGATCGGTATTGTGACGCCCCGCTACGGCGTCGGCGTGCTGGGAGGCGCCGAACAGGGCATTCGGGGATGGGCGGAACAACTTGCTGCGCGCGGCTACACCGTTGAGGCGCTTACAACAACGACGGTCGATATGTCGAACTGGGGCGACCACGTGCCGCCAGGGGTCGATCATCTGAACGGCGTAACCATCCGCCGCTTCCGAACCACCAGCATCGATGACCGATGGTTCCACGCTGTTCGGGAGCAGGCTGAAGCGGGGAAACTTCCCCGCTTCAGCGAAGAGCAACGGTTCATGGAGCATAATCTGCGAAGCGTCGACCTTGAACAATTCATTGCCCAACACGCAGAAGAGTATGCCTGCCTGCTCGTCATCCCCTATCTTTTTGGAACCAGTTACTGGACAATCCGGACGGCGCCGGAGCGTTCCATTCTTATTCCATGTCTGTACGACGAACCACTGGCACGTCTTGGCATCTTTCGCTCAATGCTCGAACAGGCAGCAGCTATCTTTTTCAACTCTGAAGAAGAAGAAGCGTTCGCAACTCGTGTTCTTGGTGTAACCAATCCGTACCGCGCGTGTCTGGGATTTGGCTTTCCCGATCATCCAGAACCGGGTCATCCGCATCGTTTCCGTGAACGTAGCGGCGTTACAGGTCCGTTTCTCCTCTACGCCGGTCGCCTCGAACATGGCAAGAATGTTCCGCAGTTGATCGACTATTTCATTCGCTACAAAGCAGAACGACCAGGAGCGCTGACGCTGGCGCTGAGCGGAACGGGCGACATTTCCCCGCCTTCGCGTCACGACATCGTTGCGCTGGGCATGCTTCCCCGCGAGGTGCTCAACGATGCTTTCGCCAGCGCGCTGGCGCTCTGTCAACTTTCGCTCAACGAGAGTTTTTCGCTTGTTCTGATGGAGTCGTGGCTCCAGGGACGACCGGTGATCGTGCATGCAGATTGTGCAGTCACCAACGGTCACGTCAAACGCAGCGGCGGCGGGTATGCAGTCCGTTCATACGAAGACTTTCGGGCGGCAGTTGATGCATTGCTGGCGAATGACGAACACGCGGCGACGCTTGGTGCGCGCGGCAAGACTTACGTCATCGAGCGATACACCTGGAGTCGGTTGCTGCCGCGCATCGAAGAAAACATCGCTCGTTTCAGCCGTCCTCGTTCGCTGTATGCGCGTCTGGCGCAACGCGGCGTGGTGCGCGCGCTGGAGTTTACCCGGAAACGCTTCGAGGCGGACTTTCTCGACCTGGTTGAACGTGCGCTTGCCGAAACCAGACCCCAGGCATACGCCGATTGA